Proteins from a single region of Streptomyces spectabilis:
- a CDS encoding MurT ligase domain-containing protein — translation MAGHPGSSESLSARAKLAVTAGKAAAAVSRAAGRGSGSVIGGKVALRLDPELLGRLANHLDVVLVSATNGKTTTTRLIAEALRASGPVVSNALGANMPAGITSALAGGSDAKFGVIEVDEKYLAGVARDVDPKAIALLNLSRDQLDRAAETRMLAEKWREGLAGTKAVIIANADDPLVVWAASSSPNVVWVAAGQAWKDDAWSCPACGGVMQRPGDDWYCGECGFRRPTPSWALSGDHVLDPHGSAWPIHLQLPGRANKANATSSAAVAAVFGVPPQVALERMYQVQAVAGRYDVVQFQGRDLRLLLAKNPAGWLETFSLIDGPPAPVILSVNARGADGTDTSWLWDVDYTRLAGHPIFVLGDRKLDLAVRLEVANLDFRVCETLDEAVQLAPPGRIETIANYTAFQDLRRRVGN, via the coding sequence ATGGCAGGACACCCTGGCAGCTCAGAGTCGCTGTCGGCACGCGCCAAGCTGGCCGTGACGGCGGGCAAGGCGGCCGCGGCGGTGTCGCGCGCGGCGGGCCGCGGCAGCGGTTCGGTGATCGGCGGCAAGGTCGCGCTCAGACTCGACCCGGAGCTCCTCGGCCGGCTGGCGAACCACCTGGACGTGGTCCTCGTCTCGGCCACGAACGGCAAGACGACCACCACGCGCCTGATCGCCGAGGCCCTGCGCGCCAGTGGCCCGGTCGTGTCCAACGCCCTCGGCGCGAACATGCCCGCGGGCATCACCTCCGCCCTCGCGGGCGGCTCGGACGCCAAGTTCGGCGTGATCGAGGTCGACGAGAAGTACCTGGCGGGCGTCGCCCGCGACGTCGACCCCAAGGCGATCGCGCTCCTGAACCTGTCGCGCGACCAGCTCGACCGCGCCGCCGAGACCCGCATGCTCGCGGAGAAGTGGCGCGAGGGCCTGGCCGGCACCAAGGCCGTCATCATCGCCAACGCCGACGACCCGCTGGTCGTCTGGGCCGCCTCCTCCTCGCCGAACGTGGTGTGGGTGGCCGCGGGCCAGGCCTGGAAGGACGACGCCTGGTCGTGCCCGGCCTGCGGCGGCGTCATGCAGCGCCCCGGCGACGACTGGTACTGCGGCGAGTGCGGCTTCCGCCGCCCCACGCCCAGCTGGGCCCTGTCCGGCGACCACGTCCTGGACCCGCACGGCTCGGCCTGGCCGATCCACCTCCAGCTCCCCGGCCGGGCCAACAAGGCCAACGCCACCTCGTCCGCCGCCGTCGCCGCCGTCTTCGGCGTGCCGCCGCAGGTCGCCCTGGAGCGGATGTATCAGGTGCAGGCCGTCGCCGGCCGCTATGACGTGGTCCAGTTCCAGGGCCGCGACCTGCGGCTCCTGCTCGCGAAGAACCCGGCGGGCTGGCTCGAAACGTTTTCGCTCATCGACGGCCCCCCGGCCCCGGTGATCCTCTCGGTGAACGCGCGCGGCGCCGACGGTACCGACACCTCCTGGCTGTGGGACGTCGACTACACCCGCCTCGCCGGTCACCCGATCTTCGTGCTCGGCGACCGCAAGCTGGACCTCGCCGTCCGCCTGGAGGTCGCGAACCTGGACTTCCGCGTCTGCGAGACCCTCGACGAGGCCGTGCAGCTCGCGCCGCCCGGCCGCATCGAGACCATCGCGAACTACACCGCCTTCCAGGACCTGCGCCGCCGCGTGGGCAACTGA
- a CDS encoding type 1 glutamine amidotransferase, protein MSDNSLRLVWVYPDLLSTYGDQGNALVVERRAQQRGLQVERYDVRSDQPVPTSGDIYLIGGGEDRPQRLAAERLRRDGGLQRAVGNGAIVFSVCAGYQILGNEFINDLGQREPGLGLLDVVSVRGEGERCVGDVLGDIDPQLGLPELTGFENHQGVTHVGPNARPFARVRLGKGNGTGDGTEGAYNGTVFGTYMHGPVLARNPLIADLLLKLALDVNALPPTDDRWYEALRAERIAAAQQPA, encoded by the coding sequence ATGAGCGACAACAGCCTCCGGCTGGTCTGGGTCTACCCCGACCTGCTGTCCACGTACGGCGACCAGGGCAATGCCCTGGTCGTGGAGCGCCGCGCCCAGCAGCGCGGCCTCCAGGTCGAGCGCTACGACGTACGCAGCGACCAGCCGGTGCCCACCTCCGGCGACATCTATCTGATCGGCGGCGGCGAGGACCGGCCGCAGCGGCTCGCGGCCGAGCGCCTGCGCCGCGACGGCGGCCTCCAGCGGGCCGTGGGCAACGGCGCGATCGTCTTCTCGGTCTGCGCGGGCTACCAGATCCTGGGCAACGAGTTCATCAACGACCTGGGCCAGCGCGAGCCCGGCCTCGGCCTGCTCGACGTGGTCTCCGTGCGCGGCGAGGGCGAGCGCTGCGTCGGTGACGTCCTCGGCGACATCGACCCGCAGCTCGGCCTGCCGGAGCTCACCGGCTTCGAGAACCACCAGGGCGTCACGCACGTCGGCCCGAACGCCCGCCCCTTCGCCCGCGTCCGCCTCGGCAAGGGCAACGGCACGGGCGACGGCACGGAAGGCGCCTACAACGGCACCGTCTTCGGGACGTACATGCACGGGCCCGTCCTGGCCCGCAACCCGCTGATCGCCGACCTGCTCCTGAAGCTGGCGCTCGATGTGAACGCGCTGCCGCCGACGGACGACCGGTGGTACGAGGCGCTGCGCGCTGAGCGGATCGCGGCGGCTCAGCAGCCGGCCTAG
- a CDS encoding 6-phosphofructokinase — MRLGVLTSGGDCPGLNAVIRSVVHRAVVDHGDEVIGFHDGWKGLLECDYRKLDLDAVGGILARGGTILGSSRVQPAHLRDGVERAKGHVVELGLDAIIPIGGEGTLKAARLLSDAGLPIVGVPKTIDNDIAVTDVTFGFDTAVGVATEALDRLKTTAESHQRVLIVEVMGRHTGWIALHSGMAAGAHAVVVPERPFDIEELAKKVGERFEAGKKFAIVVAAEGAKPRPGTMEFDEGGKDVYGHERFAGIARQLSLELEQRLGKEARPVILGHVQRGGTPTAYDRVLATRFGWHAVEAVHRGEFGRMTALRGTDIVMVSLAEAVETLKTVPEQRYEEAECVL, encoded by the coding sequence ATGCGACTTGGTGTCCTGACCTCCGGCGGCGACTGCCCCGGTCTCAATGCCGTCATCCGCTCCGTCGTGCACCGTGCCGTCGTCGACCACGGCGACGAGGTCATCGGCTTCCACGACGGCTGGAAGGGCCTCCTCGAATGCGACTACCGCAAGCTCGACCTGGACGCGGTCGGCGGCATCCTGGCGCGCGGCGGCACCATCCTCGGCTCCTCCCGGGTGCAGCCCGCCCATCTGCGTGACGGCGTCGAGCGCGCCAAGGGGCACGTCGTCGAGCTCGGCCTCGACGCGATCATCCCGATCGGCGGCGAGGGCACGCTGAAGGCCGCCCGGCTGCTCTCCGACGCGGGCCTGCCGATCGTCGGCGTACCCAAGACCATCGACAACGACATCGCGGTCACCGACGTGACGTTCGGTTTCGACACCGCCGTCGGCGTCGCCACCGAGGCCCTCGACCGCCTCAAGACCACCGCCGAGTCGCACCAGCGCGTCCTGATCGTCGAGGTCATGGGCCGCCACACCGGCTGGATCGCGCTGCACTCGGGCATGGCGGCGGGCGCGCACGCCGTCGTCGTGCCGGAGCGCCCCTTCGACATCGAGGAGCTGGCGAAGAAGGTCGGCGAGCGGTTCGAGGCGGGCAAGAAGTTCGCCATCGTCGTGGCCGCCGAGGGCGCCAAGCCGCGCCCCGGCACGATGGAGTTCGACGAGGGCGGCAAGGACGTCTACGGCCACGAGCGGTTCGCGGGCATCGCCCGGCAGCTCTCCCTCGAACTGGAGCAGCGCCTCGGCAAGGAGGCACGCCCGGTGATCCTCGGCCACGTACAGCGCGGCGGCACGCCCACGGCGTACGACCGCGTGCTCGCCACCCGCTTCGGCTGGCACGCGGTGGAGGCAGTGCACCGCGGCGAGTTCGGGCGGATGACCGCGCTGCGCGGCACCGACATCGTGATGGTCTCCCTCGCCGAGGCCGTGGAGACGCTCAAGACCGTGCCCGAGCAGCGGTACGAGGAAGCGGAGTGCGTGCTCTAG
- a CDS encoding cytochrome c oxidase assembly protein, whose translation MDHGGHGMHGMDHGMNMDLPPFTLARGLEISVEPFFLISCLVALGLYAWGVTRLVRRGDKWPVGRTVSFVVGVLTILLVMCTKLNDYGMVLFSVHMVQHMIISMLSPILLLLGAPITLALRALPVAGRGRKGPRELLLALLHSRYVRIITHPAFTIPMFIASLYALYFTPLFDTLMGSKAGHIGMMLHFLAVGLVFFWPIMGIDPGPHRPGHLMRMLELFAGMPFHAFFGIALMMASEPMIETYKNPPASLGVEALADQNAAGGIAWAFSEIPSVLVLIALLFQWYRSDQREGRRKDRAADRDGDKELEAYNAYLASLASRGR comes from the coding sequence ATGGATCACGGCGGGCACGGCATGCATGGCATGGACCATGGGATGAACATGGATCTGCCGCCGTTCACGCTGGCACGCGGTCTTGAGATCTCGGTCGAGCCCTTCTTCCTCATCAGCTGCCTGGTGGCGCTCGGCCTGTACGCCTGGGGCGTCACCCGCCTGGTGCGGCGCGGCGACAAGTGGCCCGTCGGGCGCACGGTGTCGTTCGTCGTGGGCGTGCTCACGATCCTGCTCGTGATGTGCACCAAGCTGAACGACTACGGCATGGTCCTGTTCAGCGTGCACATGGTGCAGCACATGATCATCAGCATGCTGTCCCCGATCCTGCTGCTGCTCGGCGCGCCGATCACGCTCGCGCTGCGGGCGCTGCCGGTCGCGGGCCGGGGCCGCAAGGGGCCGCGCGAGCTGCTGCTCGCCCTGCTGCACAGCCGGTACGTACGGATCATCACGCACCCCGCGTTCACCATCCCGATGTTCATCGCGAGCCTGTACGCGCTGTACTTCACGCCGCTGTTCGACACCCTCATGGGCTCCAAGGCCGGGCACATCGGGATGATGCTGCACTTCCTCGCCGTGGGCCTGGTCTTCTTCTGGCCGATCATGGGCATCGACCCGGGCCCGCACCGGCCCGGCCATCTGATGCGGATGCTGGAGCTCTTCGCGGGCATGCCGTTCCACGCGTTCTTCGGCATCGCCTTGATGATGGCGTCCGAGCCCATGATCGAGACGTACAAGAACCCCCCGGCCTCGCTCGGCGTCGAAGCGCTCGCCGATCAGAACGCGGCGGGCGGCATCGCCTGGGCGTTCAGCGAGATCCCGTCGGTGCTCGTCCTGATCGCCCTGCTCTTCCAGTGGTACCGCTCGGACCAGCGCGAGGGCCGGCGCAAGGACCGCGCCGCCGACCGCGACGGAGACAAGGAGCTGGAGGCGTACAACGCCTATCTGGCGTCACTGGCGTCGCGCGGGCGCTAG
- a CDS encoding SSI family serine proteinase inhibitor → MRPLLVTSAALLALAGSAAPTAAVSADRRAPGERGLFLTLSGDQNTWMRGVLLRCAPEPSGHHPFAREACAELDRAGGDFGGLPREERICTKEYAPVTVGATGTFQGRPVAWHKTYGNACEMQASTGHVFRF, encoded by the coding sequence ATGCGCCCGCTCCTCGTCACCTCGGCCGCGCTGCTCGCGCTCGCCGGGTCCGCCGCGCCGACGGCGGCCGTGTCCGCCGACCGCAGGGCGCCCGGTGAGCGCGGTCTCTTCCTGACGCTGTCGGGCGATCAGAACACCTGGATGCGCGGGGTGCTGCTGCGCTGTGCCCCCGAGCCGTCCGGGCACCACCCGTTCGCCCGGGAGGCCTGCGCGGAGCTGGACCGCGCGGGCGGGGACTTCGGCGGGCTGCCGCGGGAGGAGCGGATCTGCACCAAGGAGTACGCCCCGGTGACCGTCGGCGCGACCGGCACGTTCCAGGGGCGGCCGGTCGCCTGGCACAAGACGTACGGCAACGCGTGCGAGATGCAGGCGTCGACGGGGCACGTGTTCCGCTTCTGA
- a CDS encoding lysophospholipid acyltransferase family protein, giving the protein MFYLVLKYVLIGPLLRLMFRPRIEGLEHIPESGAAIVAGNHLSFSDHFLMPAILKRRITFLAKAEYFTGPGVKGRLTAAFFRSAGQIPVDRSGKEAGQAAIREGLGVLRKGELLGIYPEGTRSHDGRLYKGKVGVAAMALKAQVPVIPCAMIGTFEAQPPGQVVPRFKRVTIRFGAPLEFSRYAGMDGEKAVLRAVTDEIMYEILGLSGQEYVDKYAAVVKAEEAAGETAEGGRSAAERRFPRMPLS; this is encoded by the coding sequence ATGTTCTACCTGGTCCTCAAGTACGTGTTGATCGGGCCTCTGCTCCGGCTGATGTTCCGGCCCCGGATCGAGGGGCTCGAGCACATCCCGGAGTCCGGCGCGGCGATCGTCGCCGGGAACCACCTGTCGTTCTCCGACCACTTCCTGATGCCCGCGATCCTCAAGCGGCGCATCACGTTCCTGGCCAAGGCCGAGTACTTCACGGGTCCTGGCGTCAAGGGCCGCCTCACCGCCGCGTTCTTCCGCAGCGCAGGACAGATCCCGGTGGACCGCTCGGGCAAGGAGGCCGGGCAGGCGGCCATCCGTGAGGGGCTCGGCGTGCTGCGCAAGGGCGAGCTGCTCGGCATCTACCCCGAGGGCACCCGCTCGCACGACGGACGTCTGTACAAGGGCAAGGTCGGCGTGGCCGCGATGGCGCTCAAGGCGCAGGTGCCGGTGATCCCGTGCGCGATGATCGGCACGTTCGAGGCACAGCCGCCCGGTCAGGTGGTGCCGCGCTTCAAGCGCGTGACGATCCGCTTCGGCGCGCCCCTGGAGTTCTCGCGGTACGCGGGCATGGACGGCGAGAAGGCGGTCCTGCGCGCGGTCACCGACGAGATCATGTACGAGATCCTCGGCCTGTCGGGGCAGGAGTACGTCGACAAGTACGCGGCCGTGGTGAAGGCGGAGGAGGCCGCGGGGGAGACTGCGGAGGGCGGGCGCTCCGCGGCGGAGCGCCGGTTCCCGAGGATGCCGCTGAGCTGA
- a CDS encoding alpha/beta hydrolase, with protein sequence MTARSRRAMTLGSAGALVAATLIAGALGAPAASADAAGGKAAYAKDREARGAAIAAARAAKKGVAWKDCPEDWGFAKPVQCGWVTVPLDYAKPYGKQIKLAVDRIGNTGTKEERQGALVYNPGGPGGSGMRFPLRVVNKSKLWEKTAKAYDFVGFDPRGVGHSTPISCVDPQEFVKAPKLDPVPDSAADKRAQRKLAAEYADGCQERSGWMLPHMTTPNTARDLDVIRAALGEKKLNFLGVSYGTYLGAVYATLFPSHVRRMVFDSVVNPSREKIWYEANLDQDVAFETRLKDWMTWVAKYDSVFHLGDTQKKVAAQWTKLRAAAKKAPFDGVVGPAELTSYFQSAPYYDSTWVSIATNWSKFVAGDRQPLIKAASPDMSDIAGNKASENSNAVYTAVECADAKWPTSWKKWDRDNTRLHKDHPFMTWANAWMNLPCATWSSKQHQPVEVKTGKGLPATLIAQATRDAATPYEGGVELHKRLKGSRLITEKDAGSHGITNLENPCLNERVDAYLLTGKVDSRDVTCAPHATPKP encoded by the coding sequence ATGACCGCGCGGAGCAGACGAGCGATGACGCTCGGGTCCGCGGGTGCTCTTGTTGCGGCGACGCTGATCGCGGGGGCGCTCGGTGCGCCCGCCGCCAGTGCTGACGCCGCCGGCGGCAAGGCCGCGTACGCGAAGGACCGTGAGGCCCGGGGGGCCGCCATCGCCGCGGCGCGGGCCGCGAAGAAGGGCGTCGCCTGGAAGGACTGTCCGGAGGACTGGGGATTCGCGAAGCCCGTGCAGTGCGGGTGGGTCACCGTTCCGCTGGACTACGCCAAGCCCTACGGCAAGCAGATCAAGCTGGCCGTGGACCGCATAGGCAACACCGGGACCAAGGAGGAGCGCCAGGGCGCGCTCGTCTACAACCCCGGTGGCCCCGGTGGCTCCGGCATGCGCTTCCCGCTGCGTGTCGTGAACAAGAGCAAGCTGTGGGAGAAGACCGCGAAGGCCTACGACTTCGTCGGGTTCGACCCGCGCGGCGTCGGCCACTCGACGCCGATCTCGTGCGTCGACCCGCAGGAGTTCGTGAAGGCGCCCAAGCTCGACCCGGTGCCCGACTCCGCGGCCGACAAGCGCGCCCAGCGCAAGCTCGCCGCCGAGTACGCGGACGGCTGCCAGGAGCGCAGCGGCTGGATGCTGCCCCACATGACCACCCCGAACACCGCGCGCGACCTCGACGTCATCCGCGCCGCGCTCGGTGAGAAGAAGCTGAACTTCCTCGGTGTGTCCTACGGGACGTACCTGGGGGCCGTGTACGCGACGCTCTTCCCCTCGCACGTGCGCCGCATGGTCTTCGACTCCGTCGTGAACCCCTCGCGGGAGAAGATCTGGTACGAGGCCAACCTCGACCAGGATGTCGCCTTCGAGACGCGCCTGAAGGACTGGATGACGTGGGTCGCCAAGTACGACTCCGTCTTCCACCTCGGTGACACGCAGAAGAAGGTCGCCGCGCAGTGGACGAAGCTGCGTGCCGCCGCGAAGAAGGCGCCGTTCGACGGGGTCGTCGGCCCGGCCGAGCTGACGTCGTACTTCCAGAGCGCCCCGTACTACGACTCCACCTGGGTCTCGATCGCCACCAACTGGAGCAAGTTCGTCGCCGGTGACCGGCAGCCGCTGATCAAGGCCGCCAGCCCGGACATGTCCGACATCGCGGGCAACAAGGCCTCGGAGAACAGCAACGCGGTCTACACCGCCGTCGAGTGCGCCGACGCCAAGTGGCCCACCAGCTGGAAGAAGTGGGACCGGGACAACACCCGTCTGCACAAGGACCACCCGTTCATGACCTGGGCGAACGCCTGGATGAACCTGCCGTGTGCCACCTGGTCCAGCAAGCAGCACCAGCCCGTCGAGGTCAAGACCGGCAAGGGTCTGCCCGCCACGCTGATCGCCCAGGCCACGCGTGACGCCGCCACCCCCTACGAGGGCGGCGTGGAGCTGCACAAGCGCCTCAAGGGCTCGCGTCTGATCACCGAGAAGGACGCCGGTTCGCACGGCATCACCAACCTGGAGAACCCGTGCCTGAACGAGCGGGTCGACGCCTACCTGCTCACCGGCAAGGTGGACAGCCGTGACGTGACCTGCGCCCCGCACGCCACGCCCAAGCCGTAA
- a CDS encoding urease accessory protein UreD, giving the protein MTSPTVVRDLGSAGVRAVARVTARPDGRGGTALPVLEGEGPLALRRVRAPGPAAHVLLVGAMSGPLGGDHLTVEATAAPGARLHIGSAAATMALPGQDDREAHYDVRLTVAEDAELRWLPEQLISVQGSDLRVTTRVDVAEGGRLVLREEQALGRTAEPSGLLHTRLTVHHAGRPLLDQQLTCGPGAPPGWDGPAVLGRHRAVGQLLLVRPDFHSAMPPATALGEHAALTPLAGPGALVTAVAPDALHLRRVLDEALERWG; this is encoded by the coding sequence ATGACGAGCCCCACGGTGGTGCGGGACCTGGGTTCCGCGGGCGTCAGAGCCGTCGCCCGCGTCACCGCCCGGCCCGACGGCCGCGGCGGCACCGCCCTGCCCGTCCTGGAGGGCGAGGGGCCGCTGGCCCTGCGCCGCGTCCGCGCCCCGGGCCCGGCGGCCCACGTCCTGCTGGTCGGCGCGATGAGCGGCCCGCTGGGCGGCGACCACCTCACCGTCGAGGCGACGGCGGCGCCCGGGGCGCGGCTCCACATCGGCTCGGCGGCGGCCACGATGGCCCTGCCGGGCCAGGACGACCGTGAGGCGCACTACGACGTGCGTCTCACGGTCGCCGAGGACGCGGAACTGCGCTGGCTCCCGGAGCAGTTGATCTCCGTACAGGGCAGCGACCTGCGCGTCACCACCCGGGTGGACGTCGCCGAGGGCGGCCGCCTGGTCCTCCGCGAGGAACAGGCCCTCGGCCGCACCGCCGAACCCTCCGGCCTCCTCCACACCCGCCTCACCGTCCACCACGCCGGCCGCCCCCTCCTCGACCAGCAACTGACCTGCGGTCCCGGCGCCCCACCCGGCTGGGACGGCCCGGCGGTCCTTGGCCGCCACCGGGCAGTGGGGCAACTCCTCCTCGTACGCCCCGATTTCCACTCAGCCATGCCGCCCGCCACCGCCCTGGGGGAACACGCCGCACTCACCCCCCTCGCCGGCCCCGGCGCCCTCGTGACCGCCGTCGCCCCGGACGCCCTACACCTGCGCCGGGTCCTCGACGAGGCCTTGGAACGGTGGGGCTAG
- the ureG gene encoding urease accessory protein UreG, producing MHLDHTHDEATAVSADAHRPDGRRRALRIGLGGPVGTGKTATVAALCHALREELSLAVVTNDIYTREDAEFLLKQAVLPPERITAVETGACPHTAIRDDISANLEAVEDLEDEVGPLDLILVESGGDNLTATFSRGLVDAQIFVIDVAGGDDIPRKGGPGVTTADLLVVNKTDLAPYVGSDLARMAADAKAQRAELPVVFQSLRSAEGVTAVAAWVRAQYAAWVAADA from the coding sequence ATGCACCTGGACCACACCCACGACGAGGCCACGGCCGTGAGCGCGGACGCGCACCGCCCCGACGGCCGTCGGCGTGCCCTCCGCATAGGCCTGGGCGGCCCGGTCGGCACGGGCAAGACGGCCACGGTGGCAGCCCTCTGCCACGCGCTGCGCGAGGAACTGTCCCTCGCCGTCGTCACGAACGACATCTACACCCGCGAGGACGCGGAGTTCCTGCTCAAGCAGGCCGTGCTGCCGCCGGAGCGAATCACCGCCGTGGAGACGGGAGCCTGCCCGCACACCGCGATCAGGGACGACATCTCCGCGAACCTGGAGGCGGTGGAGGACCTGGAGGACGAGGTGGGCCCCCTGGACCTGATCCTCGTCGAGTCCGGCGGCGACAATCTGACGGCCACGTTCTCGCGCGGCCTGGTGGACGCCCAGATCTTCGTCATCGACGTGGCGGGAGGTGACGACATCCCGCGCAAGGGCGGCCCCGGCGTGACGACGGCCGACCTGCTCGTGGTGAACAAGACGGACCTGGCCCCGTACGTCGGCTCGGACCTGGCCCGCATGGCGGCGGACGCCAAGGCACAGCGCGCCGAACTGCCGGTCGTCTTCCAGTCGCTGCGCTCGGCCGAGGGCGTGACGGCGGTCGCCGCGTGGGTGCGCGCGCAGTACGCGGCCTGGGTCGCGGCCGACGCATGA
- a CDS encoding urease accessory protein UreF codes for MSRAALLILADGRFPAGGHAHSGGAEAAVKAGRVTGAPSLEAFCRGRLHTTGLVSAALAAAAALGVAEPTALDAAADARTPSLALRTAARKLGRQLLRAARATWPSPDLDALARAFPKGAHQPVVLGAAARAAGLGPADAAYCAAYESISGPATAVVRLLSLDPFDATAALARLGDDVDRVAAAAAAAAGRVPDEGLDALPAASAPLLEIGGEAHAAWPVRLFAS; via the coding sequence ATGTCACGAGCTGCACTTCTGATCCTGGCCGACGGGCGCTTCCCCGCCGGAGGGCACGCGCACTCCGGCGGCGCCGAGGCGGCCGTCAAGGCCGGGCGGGTCACCGGGGCGCCGAGCCTGGAGGCCTTCTGCCGCGGTCGGCTGCACACCACGGGCCTGGTGTCCGCCGCCCTGGCGGCGGCCGCCGCACTCGGTGTCGCCGAACCGACCGCCCTCGACGCCGCCGCCGACGCGCGCACCCCGTCCCTGGCCCTGCGGACCGCCGCGCGCAAGCTGGGTCGCCAGCTGCTTCGGGCGGCCCGCGCCACCTGGCCGTCACCCGACCTCGACGCGCTGGCCAGGGCCTTCCCCAAGGGCGCCCACCAGCCGGTGGTCCTCGGGGCGGCGGCGCGGGCGGCCGGGCTCGGGCCCGCCGACGCGGCGTACTGCGCGGCCTACGAGTCCATCAGCGGCCCCGCCACGGCGGTGGTGCGCCTGCTGAGCCTCGACCCCTTCGACGCGACGGCCGCCCTGGCGCGGCTCGGCGACGACGTGGACCGGGTGGCGGCGGCCGCGGCCGCCGCGGCGGGACGCGTACCCGACGAGGGACTCGACGCCCTTCCGGCGGCATCGGCCCCGCTCCTGGAGATCGGGGGCGAGGCGCACGCGGCGTGGCCGGTACGGCTGTTCGCGTCGTAG
- a CDS encoding urease subunit alpha has protein sequence MPELSRAAYADLFGPTTGDRVRLADTDLLVEIEEDRSGGPGRSGDEAVFGGGKVIRESMGQSRTTRAEGAPDTVITGALIIDHWGVVKADVGIRDGRVTGIGKAGNPDTMDGVHPELVIGPETEILAGNGKILTAGGIDTHIHFISPTIVDEALASGVTTLIGGGTGPAEGSKATTITPGAWHLARMFAAMENSPVNIGFLGKGNTTSAASMHAQLRAGAVSFKIHEDWGATPAVIDACLNVCEDTGAQLAVHTDTLNEAGFVDATFAAVGGRTMHAFHVEGAGGGHAPDMITAVSLPNMLPSSTNPTRPHTVNTVEEHLDMLMVCHHLNPAVPEDLAFAESRIRPTTIAAEDVLHDLGAISIMSSDSQAMGRVGEVILRTWQTAHVMKRRRGALPGDTRADNHRARRYVAKYTINAAIAQGIEHEVGSVESGKLADLVLWEPAFFGVKPQVVLKGGQIAYAQMGDANASIPTPQPVLPRPMFGGRGRAPSLNSLNFVTQSALDDDLPERLGLERRFVAIRSTRGRTKADMRENDALPRVEVAPDSFAVTIDGELVEPSPAAELPLAQRYFLF, from the coding sequence GTGCCTGAGCTGTCCCGAGCCGCGTACGCGGACCTGTTCGGCCCCACCACCGGCGACCGCGTCCGGCTCGCCGACACCGATCTGCTCGTCGAGATCGAGGAGGACCGCTCGGGCGGCCCCGGACGCTCCGGCGACGAGGCCGTGTTCGGCGGCGGCAAGGTCATCCGCGAGTCGATGGGCCAGTCCCGCACGACCCGTGCCGAGGGCGCGCCCGACACCGTCATCACCGGCGCGCTCATCATCGACCACTGGGGCGTCGTCAAGGCCGACGTCGGCATCCGCGACGGCCGCGTCACCGGCATCGGCAAGGCGGGCAACCCGGACACCATGGACGGGGTGCACCCCGAGCTCGTCATCGGCCCCGAGACCGAGATCCTCGCGGGCAACGGCAAGATCCTCACCGCGGGCGGCATCGACACGCACATCCACTTCATCTCGCCGACCATCGTCGACGAGGCCCTCGCCTCCGGCGTCACCACGCTCATCGGGGGCGGCACGGGGCCCGCCGAGGGCAGCAAGGCCACGACCATCACGCCCGGCGCCTGGCACCTGGCACGGATGTTCGCCGCGATGGAGAACAGCCCCGTCAACATCGGCTTCCTCGGCAAGGGCAACACCACGAGCGCCGCCTCGATGCACGCGCAGCTGCGCGCGGGCGCCGTCAGCTTCAAGATCCACGAGGACTGGGGCGCGACCCCCGCCGTCATCGACGCCTGTCTGAACGTCTGCGAGGACACGGGCGCCCAGCTCGCCGTCCACACCGACACCCTGAACGAGGCGGGCTTCGTCGACGCCACCTTCGCCGCGGTCGGCGGGCGTACGATGCACGCCTTCCACGTCGAGGGCGCGGGCGGCGGCCACGCCCCCGACATGATCACGGCGGTCTCGCTGCCGAACATGCTCCCCAGCTCGACCAACCCGACCCGCCCGCACACCGTCAACACCGTCGAGGAGCACCTCGACATGCTGATGGTCTGTCACCACCTCAACCCGGCGGTCCCGGAGGACCTGGCCTTCGCCGAGTCCCGCATCCGCCCCACCACCATCGCGGCCGAGGACGTCCTGCACGACCTGGGCGCGATCTCCATCATGTCCTCGGACTCCCAGGCGATGGGCCGCGTCGGCGAGGTCATCCTGCGCACCTGGCAGACGGCACACGTGATGAAGCGCCGCAGGGGCGCACTGCCCGGCGACACCCGCGCCGACAACCACCGGGCCCGGCGCTATGTCGCCAAGTACACGATCAACGCGGCCATCGCCCAGGGCATCGAGCACGAGGTCGGCTCGGTGGAGAGCGGCAAGCTGGCCGACCTGGTCCTCTGGGAACCCGCCTTCTTCGGCGTCAAACCGCAGGTGGTCCTCAAGGGCGGGCAGATCGCGTACGCGCAGATGGGCGACGCCAACGCCTCCATCCCCACCCCGCAACCGGTCCTCCCGCGACCGATGTTCGGCGGCCGCGGCCGGGCCCCCTCGCTCAACTCCCTCAACTTCGTGACCCAGTCGGCCCTCGACGACGACCTGCCCGAGCGCCTCGGCCTCGAACGGCGCTTCGTGGCCATCCGCTCCACCCGGGGGCGTACGAAGGCGGACATGCGGGAGAACGACGCCCTGCCCCGGGTGGAGGTGGCGCCCGACAGCTTCGCGGTCACGATCGACGGGGAGCTGGTGGAGCCGTCACCGGCGGCGGAACTTCCCCTGGCACAGCGGTACTTCCTCTTCTGA